Part of the Bacillus sp. N1-1 genome, GCTTTTATTTTCTTAATGCCTCCTAGCTTAACAGAGCTTCGCAATCGCATCGTTAACCGGGGTACGGAATCAAATGATTTAATTGATAACCGTATGGGCGTTGCGAAAGAAGAAATCGAATTGATTGATGAATACGATTATATCGTTGAAAATGATCAAGTAGAATTAGCTTGTGAGCGAATTCGTGCTATTATTACAGCAGAGCACTTAAGACGTGATCGTCTTGCCCATAAATATAAGAATGTAACGGAGGTTTAATAATGATTTTATACCCATCGATTGACTCACTAATGGACCGTATTGATTCAAAGTACACACTTGCAACGCTTTCTGCAAAACGTGCACGCACGATTCAACAAACAGGAAATGTTTACGTGGATCGTCCACAGTCAGTAAAGGCTGTTGGTAAA contains:
- the rpoZ gene encoding DNA-directed RNA polymerase subunit omega, which encodes MILYPSIDSLMDRIDSKYTLATLSAKRARTIQQTGNVYVDRPQSVKAVGKALEEVLDGKLLADGMIED